The proteins below come from a single Acaryochloris sp. CCMEE 5410 genomic window:
- a CDS encoding SRPBCC family protein, producing the protein MKFNCRPVGIEFLDNAPVQFVNQVELAASPAQVFEIFENAEAWPQWYKEIVNVEWHDLPPYGVGTTRTVKLTSVTAEEYFFVWEQNQRLAFYFTGMSLPLAKALVEEYRLIPLGEHRSQFTYKVSLEPSFWLRLGGPFILKVYAKMFEQATADLAEYIRSQSVIS; encoded by the coding sequence ATGAAATTCAACTGTCGGCCAGTCGGAATAGAGTTTCTGGACAATGCCCCCGTTCAATTCGTGAATCAGGTGGAACTCGCTGCATCACCGGCCCAAGTGTTTGAGATCTTTGAGAACGCCGAGGCTTGGCCCCAATGGTACAAAGAGATTGTCAATGTGGAATGGCATGACCTCCCCCCCTATGGAGTGGGCACTACACGCACTGTCAAACTGACTTCAGTCACTGCAGAAGAATATTTCTTTGTCTGGGAGCAGAACCAGCGTTTGGCATTCTACTTTACGGGTATGAGCCTCCCTCTAGCAAAGGCTTTGGTTGAAGAATATCGACTCATTCCTTTGGGTGAACATCGAAGTCAGTTTACCTATAAAGTTAGCTTAGAGCCTTCGTTTTGGCTCCGTTTGGGAGGTCCATTTATTCTCAAGGTCTATGCAAAGATGTTTGAGCAAGCAACAGCCGATTTGGCTGAGTATATTCGGAGCCAATCTGTGATCTCTTGA
- a CDS encoding cupin domain-containing protein, with amino-acid sequence MPEHIPDRFFELAPLYALGSLAEGECQWVEAQMEAHPELTAEIVAYQAAIATLPYVVPPQTLPIGLKERVFRQTTGASPPADEEPDVPVSKNFNLSSLKWRPFNASGFEMAKLNLDRDRRELTCFVRAVADGLPYPAHRHGGPEEILMLEGELRIGEMLYGPGDYIRSAAESVHPCAESVTACLFFLKTSVDNELLV; translated from the coding sequence ATGCCAGAGCACATTCCCGATCGTTTTTTTGAATTAGCTCCCTTGTATGCCCTGGGGAGTTTAGCAGAGGGCGAATGCCAGTGGGTTGAAGCTCAAATGGAAGCTCACCCAGAATTAACAGCAGAAATTGTCGCGTATCAAGCTGCGATCGCAACCCTTCCCTATGTCGTTCCACCGCAAACCCTGCCCATCGGCTTAAAAGAGCGCGTCTTCCGCCAAACGACCGGAGCATCACCTCCAGCAGATGAGGAACCTGACGTACCCGTCAGTAAAAACTTTAATCTCTCTAGTCTGAAATGGCGACCCTTTAATGCTTCCGGCTTTGAGATGGCAAAGCTGAACTTGGATCGTGATAGACGTGAACTCACCTGTTTCGTCAGAGCGGTCGCGGATGGACTCCCCTACCCTGCCCATCGTCATGGGGGTCCAGAAGAAATCTTGATGTTGGAAGGAGAACTGAGGATCGGAGAAATGTTGTATGGTCCAGGAGACTATATTCGCTCGGCTGCTGAGTCAGTTCATCCTTGTGCAGAGTCCGTCACTGCTTGCCTATTTTTTCTTAAAACGTCCGTCGATAATGAACTGTTAGTTTGA
- a CDS encoding CAAX prenyl protease-related protein → MLPWVAYVAPMATFMLITTLEGLWPGAYPWLYGVKVIVVSILLGILARPWQDVRPGGKVTVTAIAVGLIVFAEWILLDQWIPYPHLGERVGYNPFVSLTGWALPIFLAFRFYGLVVMVPIMEEIFWRSFLLRYLSVPEFQKIPVGTFTWGAFAISCVLFGLLHREWLVAIICAVIYTLLLKVTKSLYACMIAHSTTNLALGIYILTYSAWQYW, encoded by the coding sequence ATGCTGCCTTGGGTTGCCTATGTAGCCCCGATGGCTACGTTTATGCTGATCACCACCCTGGAAGGGCTATGGCCGGGGGCCTATCCTTGGCTCTATGGGGTAAAGGTGATTGTGGTGTCTATACTGCTGGGCATTTTGGCGCGTCCATGGCAGGATGTTCGACCCGGTGGCAAGGTAACCGTAACTGCGATCGCAGTGGGTCTCATCGTTTTTGCCGAGTGGATTCTGCTCGACCAGTGGATTCCCTATCCCCATCTAGGCGAGCGAGTCGGTTACAATCCCTTCGTCAGTTTAACGGGCTGGGCCTTACCTATCTTTTTGGCCTTTCGCTTCTATGGCTTGGTGGTGATGGTGCCCATTATGGAGGAGATCTTTTGGCGTTCTTTCCTTCTGCGGTACTTGAGCGTACCCGAGTTTCAGAAAATCCCGGTGGGCACCTTTACCTGGGGAGCCTTTGCTATCTCCTGTGTGCTTTTCGGACTCCTCCATAGGGAATGGTTGGTGGCTATTATCTGTGCGGTGATTTATACGCTTTTGCTCAAGGTCACCAAGAGCCTTTATGCCTGCATGATTGCCCATAGCACGACCAATTTGGCGTTAGGAATCTATATCTTGACTTACTCAGCTTGGCAATATTGGTAA
- the btpA gene encoding photosystem I biogenesis protein BtpA, protein MELQHIFKSPNPIIGVVHLLPLPTSPRWGGSLKAVIARAEQESTALAAGGVDGLIIENFFDAPFTKGAVDPAVVSAMSLVVQRVKNLVPLPIGINVLRNDACSAMAIASCVEAQFIRVNVLTGVMETDQGLIEGEAHRLLRYRRELGSDVKIFADVLVKHARPLGAPNLTTTVHETIERGLADGIIISGWETGSPPNIGDLELAIDAAKDVPVFIGSGANWENIPSLIQAANGAIVSSSLKRHGQVDQPIDPIRVSRFVEAMRRSLTQQDAANVKSSVMLES, encoded by the coding sequence GTGGAGTTACAACACATTTTTAAATCCCCGAATCCCATTATTGGCGTTGTCCATCTCCTGCCATTGCCCACCTCCCCGCGTTGGGGCGGCAGTCTCAAGGCTGTTATTGCCAGAGCTGAACAAGAATCCACTGCCCTTGCCGCTGGTGGAGTCGATGGCCTTATTATTGAAAATTTCTTTGATGCCCCCTTTACCAAAGGGGCGGTTGATCCGGCTGTAGTCAGTGCCATGAGCTTAGTGGTGCAGCGGGTTAAAAATTTGGTTCCCTTGCCCATTGGGATTAATGTGCTCCGCAATGATGCCTGTAGCGCCATGGCGATCGCATCTTGTGTGGAAGCCCAGTTTATTCGCGTCAACGTCCTCACTGGCGTCATGGAAACGGATCAGGGGCTGATTGAAGGGGAAGCCCACCGCCTTCTGCGCTATCGCCGTGAACTGGGAAGCGACGTCAAAATTTTTGCCGATGTTCTCGTCAAACATGCCCGTCCTTTGGGCGCGCCCAACCTGACCACAACCGTCCATGAAACCATCGAACGGGGATTGGCAGATGGCATTATTATTTCTGGTTGGGAAACGGGCAGCCCGCCCAATATTGGTGATTTGGAACTCGCGATTGATGCGGCTAAAGATGTTCCTGTTTTTATTGGCAGCGGTGCCAATTGGGAAAATATTCCCAGCTTGATTCAAGCCGCGAATGGTGCCATTGTTTCCAGCTCTCTTAAGCGTCATGGTCAAGTGGATCAACCCATTGATCCCATTCGCGTTAGCCGGTTTGTGGAAGCGATGCGCCGTAGCTTAACCCAGCAAGACGCAGCAAATGTGAAATCATCGGTTATGCTCGAGTCATAA
- the folK gene encoding 2-amino-4-hydroxy-6-hydroxymethyldihydropteridine diphosphokinase: protein MSGEKSNWVQSAVALGGNLGNPKATLSAAITTLQNDAKILVLTQSHWYQTAAVGPPQPDYLNGCISLLTAYSPESLLQKLLEIETQFGRVRRERWGPRTLDLDVLLFGQAIIQTPTLTVPHPCLHERAFVLAPLAEICPGWVHPVQQQTIAELAKAVDYTGVHRLSN from the coding sequence ATGAGCGGAGAAAAATCAAATTGGGTGCAATCGGCGGTTGCCTTAGGGGGAAATTTAGGCAATCCCAAAGCGACCCTTTCTGCTGCAATTACAACCCTGCAAAACGACGCCAAAATTCTGGTGTTGACCCAATCCCATTGGTATCAAACCGCAGCCGTTGGGCCACCCCAACCCGACTATCTCAATGGTTGTATCAGTTTATTGACGGCTTACTCGCCTGAATCTTTGCTTCAGAAGCTATTGGAGATTGAAACTCAGTTTGGACGTGTCCGACGCGAGCGCTGGGGACCTCGCACCCTAGATCTAGATGTGTTGTTGTTTGGACAAGCCATCATTCAGACGCCGACGTTGACAGTGCCCCATCCCTGTCTGCATGAACGCGCTTTTGTGCTGGCCCCTTTGGCCGAAATCTGTCCAGGCTGGGTGCACCCCGTGCAACAGCAAACCATTGCCGAGCTGGCCAAGGCGGTAGACTATACAGGGGTTCATCGACTGTCTAACTAG
- a CDS encoding NUDIX hydrolase, translating to MSLFQEPPEILKPLMFYDGRKYTFEANRLRLPNGSEGDWSCVRHPGGAMAVPITNDGQFVLVKQYRFALKGRLLEFPAGTVEVHEAPGITIRREIEEETGYRAHQWRKLGEFPLAPGYSDEIIYAFLAQDLELLENPPEQDEDEDIETVLMTAEELEKAILEGEPIDAKSICGFYMARAMLQ from the coding sequence ATGTCTTTATTTCAAGAACCGCCCGAAATCCTGAAGCCGTTAATGTTTTATGACGGTCGCAAGTATACGTTTGAAGCGAATCGACTGCGATTACCCAATGGTAGTGAAGGGGATTGGTCTTGTGTGCGGCATCCGGGTGGGGCGATGGCGGTCCCCATTACCAATGACGGCCAGTTTGTGTTGGTCAAGCAGTATCGTTTCGCCTTGAAGGGGCGGCTGTTGGAATTCCCGGCAGGAACGGTAGAAGTCCATGAAGCTCCAGGGATAACCATTCGACGAGAAATTGAGGAAGAAACCGGGTATCGGGCTCATCAGTGGCGAAAGCTGGGGGAGTTTCCTTTGGCTCCAGGATATTCGGATGAGATTATCTATGCGTTTTTGGCCCAAGATTTGGAGCTGTTGGAGAACCCACCGGAGCAGGACGAAGATGAGGATATTGAAACGGTGTTGATGACTGCGGAGGAGTTGGAGAAAGCGATTTTGGAGGGGGAACCGATTGATGCGAAGTCGATTTGTGGGTTTTATATGGCGCGGGCGATGTTGCAATGA
- a CDS encoding MAPEG family protein, with protein sequence MTISLWCILAALLAPYILSVLARSGVTKADYVQNPRAFNETLTGWHRRAHLAQLNAFETFPGFAAAVLVAHITQVPQLQIDIVALAFILFRILHASFYITDKPNLRSLSWQMGMLCIVSLFILAAIPQQA encoded by the coding sequence ATGACCATTAGCCTCTGGTGTATCCTGGCCGCTCTGCTCGCCCCTTACATTCTGTCAGTGCTAGCCCGTTCTGGTGTCACCAAAGCAGACTATGTCCAAAACCCACGCGCCTTCAACGAAACCCTCACCGGATGGCATCGCCGCGCCCATCTCGCCCAACTCAACGCCTTTGAAACCTTCCCCGGTTTCGCCGCCGCCGTGCTCGTGGCCCACATAACCCAAGTACCCCAACTTCAGATTGATATCGTTGCCTTGGCCTTCATTCTGTTTCGCATCCTCCACGCCAGCTTCTACATCACCGACAAACCCAACCTCCGCAGCCTCAGTTGGCAAATGGGCATGCTTTGCATCGTCAGCCTATTTATCCTGGCAGCGATTCCCCAGCAAGCTTGA
- a CDS encoding radical SAM protein, with amino-acid sequence MLTQNRQSNPTRLPQPFIPYRPKYLPLSWIKRNFIIARAFLGAITIVLKSRRQQQSLPFGASVEITDRCNAGCHYCYVYPSDWNQTQRVRGYLQLSPPEHKAKDQAIYQTLDQLSHQGMVLATLVGGEPTLAPKVIQYAARKFPVVWVVTNGSAKFPKVPHSVVYSVSIDGPPDHHNQTRDPLGFFQNHTYQDLHGMAAAIVRNINESERGAYAHITLTQSSLKLFPETVEWLVTSVTKLRGIMVSGAATHSPADPNTLTLADRQTMKGMIETAAAKYGWDLFPFNQPAVNAYLFDAPFVIQDPTQCTVARRVTSLGFDGTSIGKCILRDDTDCQTCVCNLTGLMRGIATADRPSLKGLYQACLG; translated from the coding sequence ATGCTCACCCAGAATCGGCAATCGAATCCGACCCGGCTCCCCCAACCCTTTATTCCCTACCGACCCAAATATTTACCCCTCAGCTGGATCAAACGTAACTTTATCATTGCCAGAGCATTTCTGGGTGCCATAACCATCGTCCTCAAATCAAGACGACAACAACAGTCCCTCCCCTTTGGGGCCTCCGTAGAAATCACCGATCGCTGCAATGCCGGTTGCCATTATTGCTATGTCTATCCCTCAGACTGGAACCAAACCCAACGCGTCCGAGGATATCTGCAACTTTCTCCCCCTGAACATAAAGCCAAAGATCAAGCCATTTACCAAACCCTAGACCAGCTTTCGCACCAAGGCATGGTCCTCGCCACCCTGGTAGGCGGTGAACCCACCCTGGCACCTAAAGTGATTCAATATGCTGCCCGTAAATTTCCCGTCGTTTGGGTCGTGACCAATGGGTCTGCCAAATTCCCTAAAGTGCCGCACTCCGTGGTTTATAGCGTCAGTATTGATGGCCCCCCAGACCACCATAATCAAACCCGAGATCCCCTAGGTTTTTTTCAAAACCATACCTATCAAGACCTGCACGGGATGGCAGCCGCTATCGTCCGCAATATCAATGAATCCGAACGGGGTGCCTACGCCCACATCACCCTGACCCAATCCAGCCTCAAGTTATTTCCAGAAACCGTAGAATGGCTGGTCACCTCTGTCACCAAACTCCGAGGCATTATGGTGTCTGGTGCAGCCACCCATTCTCCTGCGGATCCGAATACCCTGACCCTAGCCGATCGGCAAACCATGAAGGGGATGATTGAGACAGCGGCGGCAAAATATGGCTGGGATTTGTTTCCCTTTAACCAACCTGCAGTCAATGCCTACCTATTTGATGCGCCCTTCGTCATTCAAGATCCCACGCAATGTACCGTGGCTCGGCGAGTCACGAGTTTAGGCTTTGATGGAACCAGCATCGGTAAGTGCATTCTGAGAGATGATACGGACTGTCAGACCTGTGTCTGCAATCTGACCGGATTAATGCGAGGAATCGCCACAGCAGATCGCCCCAGTTTGAAAGGACTCTATCAAGCTTGCTTAGGCTAG
- a CDS encoding GTPase family protein: MIRLKVWQWVVLALPVVSVLGFLGAAAGLQIHQWGLSWIWAIVILVFLGWQYLLVRWLRLPDQIAAEARAFIQDQAEETSSSEPRRQQAEAEIQTILVAAREDVLPWEDWTQFFRRCQTLIEAIAHVYYPTTKRPFLNIYVPDAYGLLRGTVDDVDQWMQKLSPVLGQVTVGQAYETYETYRKLEPAARTAVKVWQWSRWIFNPVAALTRTSTQTYRNQANQQLLANLGQIVRETTLQALGERAIALYSGEAVRTLESLELKLPEAETQTLQEIITEAAPAETVEQAPLNVLLVGRTGAGKSSLVNTLFGRETAAVDVLPSTDTLQSYRFENKLDETLTLWDSPGYEQSGREDLRQAVLEKAAEVDLLLLVTPATDPALQMDLAFLEEITTQVDDLPVISIVTQVDRLRPIREWSPPYDWRSGDQPKETSIREAIAYRQEILGEVSTAILPMVTGDTTQDRQAWGGTELSAAMVDEFDPAKQARMARFLRDRTTRITTAAKIINQYASQMSTTQGLAALLKSPLLGFLSTMTTGSPALATALATQLPIEQAPVVMGKLQMGYELFTLLAEPDAHPVFDFLSLWPLLLETAPSIQEDAWAFGQTMVELWTGKVGVDQLQERYQSYLSKATLA, encoded by the coding sequence ATGATTCGTCTCAAGGTCTGGCAGTGGGTCGTTTTGGCTCTACCCGTCGTTAGCGTGCTCGGATTTCTGGGGGCTGCGGCTGGATTACAAATCCATCAGTGGGGACTGAGCTGGATTTGGGCCATCGTGATTTTAGTGTTTTTGGGCTGGCAGTATTTGCTGGTGCGCTGGTTGCGGCTGCCGGATCAGATTGCAGCGGAAGCTAGAGCCTTTATTCAAGATCAGGCTGAAGAGACATCTTCGAGTGAACCCCGTCGGCAGCAGGCCGAAGCTGAAATCCAAACGATTCTAGTGGCAGCTAGAGAGGATGTCTTGCCCTGGGAAGATTGGACCCAGTTTTTTCGCCGCTGCCAAACGTTGATTGAGGCCATTGCCCATGTCTACTACCCCACCACTAAACGTCCATTTCTGAATATTTATGTTCCAGATGCCTATGGTTTGTTGCGGGGCACTGTGGATGATGTGGATCAGTGGATGCAGAAACTGTCTCCGGTGCTGGGTCAGGTGACGGTGGGGCAGGCCTATGAAACCTATGAAACCTATCGAAAACTAGAGCCTGCCGCTCGCACTGCCGTAAAAGTATGGCAATGGTCCCGATGGATTTTTAATCCCGTGGCGGCTTTGACTCGCACGTCTACTCAAACCTATCGCAATCAAGCCAATCAGCAGTTATTAGCGAATTTGGGCCAGATTGTCCGAGAGACGACGCTCCAGGCCCTGGGCGAGCGAGCAATTGCCCTCTACAGTGGTGAAGCCGTCCGCACGTTGGAGAGTCTGGAGCTGAAGCTACCGGAAGCGGAGACCCAAACCCTCCAAGAAATTATTACGGAAGCTGCGCCTGCCGAGACGGTAGAGCAGGCTCCCCTGAATGTCTTGCTGGTGGGACGGACGGGAGCGGGTAAAAGTAGTTTGGTGAATACTCTATTTGGCCGAGAAACGGCAGCCGTAGACGTATTGCCGAGCACGGATACCCTGCAGTCGTATCGGTTTGAGAATAAGCTAGACGAAACGCTAACCCTCTGGGATTCACCGGGGTATGAGCAAAGTGGTCGAGAAGATTTGCGCCAGGCTGTGCTTGAGAAAGCGGCTGAGGTGGATCTGCTGTTGCTGGTTACGCCTGCCACGGATCCGGCCTTACAAATGGATCTGGCGTTTTTAGAGGAGATTACCACTCAGGTGGACGATCTGCCCGTGATTAGCATTGTTACCCAGGTGGATCGGCTCCGACCCATTCGAGAATGGTCCCCCCCCTACGATTGGCGATCCGGTGACCAACCCAAGGAGACCTCGATTCGAGAAGCCATTGCCTATCGCCAAGAAATTTTAGGGGAAGTTTCGACCGCGATTTTGCCGATGGTTACGGGCGATACGACTCAAGATCGGCAAGCCTGGGGCGGAACAGAACTGTCTGCAGCAATGGTGGATGAATTTGATCCGGCCAAGCAGGCGCGGATGGCAAGATTTTTGCGCGATCGCACCACCCGTATCACCACTGCCGCCAAAATTATCAACCAGTATGCGTCCCAAATGAGTACGACTCAGGGACTGGCAGCCCTGCTGAAAAGCCCCCTCTTAGGATTTCTGTCGACGATGACAACAGGTTCTCCGGCCTTAGCAACGGCTCTGGCAACCCAGCTTCCCATTGAACAGGCCCCCGTTGTTATGGGGAAATTGCAGATGGGCTATGAACTCTTTACATTGCTGGCTGAACCCGATGCCCATCCTGTCTTTGACTTTTTATCCCTCTGGCCCCTGTTGCTAGAGACTGCACCTTCGATTCAGGAGGATGCTTGGGCCTTTGGCCAGACGATGGTGGAGCTATGGACGGGCAAGGTGGGCGTAGACCAATTGCAGGAGCGATATCAAAGTTACCTCAGCAAGGCCACCCTAGCCTAA